The following are encoded together in the Brassica napus cultivar Da-Ae chromosome A9, Da-Ae, whole genome shotgun sequence genome:
- the LOC111214510 gene encoding ATP-dependent RNA helicase dbp2-like, with product MKNSEGRPVGTAALPEAHEVEKKDPNECNYAQDNKRSHDKGRGGYKRRGHDNYSNGRDNYSTGRKGNHNNRGRGSNYGRGLGSYGRGRGGISKPSYSTESVCHRCGMDNHWAKNCRTPKHLCELYQESLKNKNPEAHMVHDSGYDADNESDFANDDLMDFETSDCLKD from the coding sequence atgaagaacagtgaagGTAGACCTGTTGGAACAGCAGCATTGCCAGAAGCCCATGAggttgaaaagaaagatcccaacGAGTGCAACTACGCCCAAGATAATAAGAGATCACACGACAAAGGCCGAGGTGGATACAAGAGGCGTGGCCATGACAACTACTCGAACGGCCGAGACAACTACTCGACgggccggaaaggaaaccacaataaccgtggtcgtggttccaactATGGTCGTGGCCTGGGCAGTTATGGCCGAGGTCGAGGCggcatatccaaaccgtcttactcTACCGAATCCGTTTGTCACAGATGTGGGATGGacaaccattgggccaagaattgtAGAACCCCTAAGCACTTATGTGAACTTTACCAAGAGAGtctcaagaacaagaacccggaagCTCACATGGTCCATGATTCCGGATATGATGCTGATAATGAGTCCGACTTTGCTAATGATGACCtaatggattttgagacttctgattgtctcaaagaCTAG